The following proteins are co-located in the Flavobacterium sp. CECT 9288 genome:
- a CDS encoding MepB family protein, protein MTNSSNIFSEIQLLNNSIFKVCGIQLENLEIEKESQEYFAHNFELNKQRVKFRMAKITPTKAGQFVSIWKRNQKGITEPHSVDDEFEFYFIATRQAERFGVFIFNKTVLSENRILTSPKGKGKRGIRVYPNWSVTENKQAQKTQNWQTKYFVEIGNSNEIDLNKLKKLLKIELEKN, encoded by the coding sequence TTGACAAATTCCAGTAACATATTTTCTGAAATACAACTTTTAAATAATTCCATATTTAAAGTTTGCGGAATACAACTTGAAAACCTAGAAATTGAAAAAGAAAGTCAAGAGTATTTCGCTCATAATTTTGAACTGAACAAACAAAGAGTGAAATTCAGAATGGCGAAAATCACGCCAACCAAAGCAGGGCAATTTGTGTCAATCTGGAAACGAAATCAAAAGGGCATAACGGAACCGCATAGTGTTGACGATGAATTCGAATTTTACTTCATTGCTACACGTCAAGCAGAAAGGTTTGGAGTTTTTATTTTCAACAAAACAGTTTTGAGCGAAAATAGAATTTTGACAAGCCCAAAAGGGAAAGGAAAACGTGGAATTAGAGTTTACCCAAATTGGAGCGTAACAGAAAATAAACAAGCGCAAAAAACTCAAAATTGGCAAACAAAATATTTCGTAGAAATTGGAAACAGTAATGAAATTGACTTAAACAAGCTAAAAAAGTTACTGAAAATAGAGTTAGAAAAAAACTAA
- a CDS encoding YfiT family bacillithiol transferase produces the protein MNIELLKYPIGKFEKPTLITKDILKKWISDISTFPERLSSEVINLTDEQLDTPYRPDGWTIRQVVHHCADSHMNSLIRLKLALTEDKPTIKPYYEDRWAELFDSKKMQIEPSLKMIEGIHERWTVLLNNLAESDYSKIFIHPEHGKEFRIDENIGVYAWHCNHHLTHITETKARNNWK, from the coding sequence ATGAATATTGAGCTATTAAAATACCCTATAGGTAAGTTTGAGAAACCTACATTAATAACGAAAGACATTTTAAAAAAATGGATTTCTGATATTTCTACCTTTCCAGAGAGACTGTCAAGTGAAGTCATAAATTTAACTGACGAGCAACTCGATACTCCATACAGGCCTGATGGTTGGACAATTAGGCAAGTAGTTCATCACTGTGCTGACAGTCATATGAACAGTTTAATTCGCTTAAAACTTGCATTGACAGAGGATAAACCAACAATAAAACCATATTATGAAGATCGTTGGGCAGAACTGTTTGATAGCAAAAAGATGCAAATAGAACCGTCATTAAAAATGATTGAAGGTATTCACGAAAGATGGACCGTTTTATTAAACAATTTAGCAGAAAGTGACTATTCAAAAATATTTATTCATCCCGAACACGGAAAAGAGTTCAGGATAGACGAGAATATTGGGGTTTATGCGTGGCATTGCAACCACCATCTTACTCATATAACTGAAACAAAGGCACGAAACAATTGGAAATGA
- the recO gene encoding DNA repair protein RecO has protein sequence MQVKTKAIVLSSLKFQEKSLIVKCFTLSHGLKSYFVRDAFSSRKASQKKAYFQPLTILEIEAVHKNKGTLENFKEIKISSAFHSIHSDIYKSTMVMFISEMLHHSIHEEEENEPLFTFLETALHWLDNHDEIANFHLILLLETTKYLGFYPDTSDMDMAFFEMTEGIFTPFHAISSLTEHESNLFKKLIDLKFDNSQKIFHVIERQILLKILIDYYSFHLDGFKKPKSLDVLKEVFS, from the coding sequence GTGCAAGTCAAAACCAAAGCTATTGTTCTTTCATCATTAAAATTTCAGGAGAAAAGCTTGATCGTAAAATGTTTTACCCTATCGCACGGTTTAAAATCATATTTTGTTCGGGATGCTTTTTCGAGTCGGAAAGCAAGTCAAAAAAAGGCTTATTTTCAGCCTTTGACAATTCTTGAAATTGAGGCCGTTCATAAAAACAAAGGCACTTTAGAAAATTTTAAAGAGATAAAAATCAGCTCAGCTTTTCATTCCATACACTCCGATATTTATAAGAGCACCATGGTGATGTTCATTTCAGAAATGCTCCACCATTCCATTCACGAAGAGGAAGAAAACGAGCCCCTTTTTACTTTCCTAGAAACCGCATTACACTGGTTAGACAACCACGATGAAATAGCTAATTTCCATCTAATTTTATTATTGGAAACCACCAAATATCTCGGTTTTTACCCTGATACTTCGGATATGGATATGGCTTTTTTTGAAATGACCGAAGGTATTTTCACACCTTTTCACGCCATTAGTTCCCTCACGGAACATGAAAGTAATTTGTTTAAAAAACTGATTGATTTAAAATTCGATAATAGTCAAAAAATCTTTCATGTCATAGAACGCCAAATCCTTCTAAAAATACTGATTGATTACTACAGTTTCCATTTAGACGGCTTTAAAAAACCAAAATCACTCGATGTTTTAAAAGAGGTTTTCTCCTAA
- a CDS encoding T9SS type A sorting domain-containing protein produces the protein MKKFFSLILLFTGMFLGFAQSDLSWQGYFSYSEIKDISQSANAVFAASENALFSKNSLTNIIKTTTTVDGLSGETISTLYHSTALNKTVVGYENGLIIVINEQDGSILRIVDIINKKLSPTIKKINHFLEHQGILYVSCDFGIVQFNLSTMQFGDTYFIGDGGTEMKVHQMALFNGYFYAATSSGIRRALVSNPNLIDYNQWETLTSASWIGVTTLNQELYAVNATGAIQKYNAVTNTFVLFSQLPNPAIDMRVGAGIMVVSTPSTLYFYNSQMILLRELNANQIPEANITFTCATVIGDTVYIGTQDNGLFTTALNGSSIFENSTPSGPLRNNIFALDLTPSVLWAVYGEFAGDYNPFPLDSYGISKYNKEGWLNIPYESVLGAQTIGKVIVNPINENQVYASSFFSGLLKIENDVPTILFNQTNSGLESLTFGGPNNIDIRINATAFDKSGNLWVTNSRIKNGLKVLRTNGQWQSYAMDKILDVPEENNYGAIVIDKNGTKWLATSEDGVVGFNENGTTFKKMTVGADTGNLPISNVRTVAIDTRNQLWIGTSKGLRVLNSVNNFLSDTPLKTNPVIIIDDNLPQELLFEQFITSIVVDGANNKWIGTADAGLFLVSPNGQETRYHFTTSNSPLPSNTINDIDINGITGEVFIATSKGMISFKGVATKANEDLSKVYVYPNPVRPDFQGTVKIAGLLDKANVKITDVGGNLVYETTSEGGTIEWDTTAFGKYKVASGVYMIFISAQDGVETTIKKVMIIR, from the coding sequence ATGAAAAAGTTTTTTTCGCTTATTTTACTTTTTACAGGGATGTTTTTGGGTTTTGCCCAAAGTGACTTATCCTGGCAAGGTTATTTTTCGTATTCTGAAATTAAAGATATTTCTCAGTCTGCAAATGCGGTATTTGCAGCTTCAGAAAACGCTTTGTTCTCTAAAAATTCACTCACAAATATAATAAAAACAACTACTACGGTTGATGGCCTCTCAGGAGAAACCATTTCAACGTTATATCATAGCACAGCGCTCAACAAGACTGTTGTAGGTTATGAAAACGGACTTATCATAGTGATTAATGAGCAGGATGGGAGTATATTGAGAATAGTAGACATTATCAATAAAAAACTGTCTCCTACTATAAAAAAAATCAATCATTTCTTAGAACATCAAGGAATACTTTACGTCTCTTGTGATTTTGGGATTGTACAGTTTAACTTATCAACGATGCAATTTGGAGATACGTATTTCATTGGCGACGGCGGAACAGAAATGAAGGTACACCAAATGGCACTTTTTAATGGATATTTTTATGCTGCTACTTCCAGTGGGATAAGAAGAGCCTTAGTCTCAAACCCAAATTTAATAGATTATAATCAGTGGGAAACACTAACATCAGCCTCTTGGATAGGAGTTACAACGCTTAATCAAGAATTGTATGCTGTCAATGCTACAGGAGCAATCCAAAAGTATAATGCAGTTACAAATACTTTTGTGCTATTTTCACAATTGCCAAATCCAGCAATAGATATGAGAGTTGGAGCAGGTATTATGGTTGTGAGTACTCCAAGCACACTATATTTTTATAACAGTCAAATGATTTTGCTTCGGGAACTAAACGCCAATCAGATTCCTGAGGCCAACATCACCTTTACGTGCGCTACCGTGATTGGTGATACGGTATATATTGGCACACAAGATAACGGATTATTTACAACCGCTCTTAATGGATCATCCATATTTGAAAACAGTACACCCTCGGGACCATTACGAAATAATATTTTCGCTTTAGATCTCACGCCATCTGTGCTATGGGCCGTGTACGGGGAATTTGCAGGGGATTACAATCCATTTCCGTTGGATAGCTATGGCATAAGCAAATATAATAAAGAAGGCTGGCTTAATATTCCTTATGAATCGGTATTAGGAGCGCAAACTATAGGGAAAGTAATTGTGAATCCAATAAACGAAAATCAAGTGTATGCGAGTTCTTTTTTTTCAGGGCTTCTCAAAATTGAGAATGATGTTCCAACCATTTTATTCAATCAAACCAACAGCGGATTAGAGTCGCTAACTTTTGGAGGACCTAATAATATTGATATACGTATCAATGCAACCGCATTTGACAAGTCAGGGAATTTATGGGTGACCAATAGTAGAATTAAAAACGGGCTTAAAGTTTTGCGTACCAATGGGCAATGGCAAAGCTATGCCATGGATAAAATTCTAGATGTGCCCGAAGAGAATAATTACGGCGCCATTGTAATAGATAAAAACGGTACAAAATGGCTGGCTACAAGTGAGGATGGTGTGGTAGGATTCAATGAAAACGGAACCACTTTTAAAAAAATGACAGTGGGTGCCGATACGGGTAATTTACCCATTTCAAACGTAAGAACTGTAGCTATAGATACTAGAAACCAACTCTGGATAGGAACATCAAAAGGGTTGAGGGTTTTGAATAGCGTGAATAATTTCCTCTCAGATACGCCCTTGAAAACAAATCCTGTTATTATCATTGATGACAATCTGCCTCAAGAATTGTTATTTGAGCAATTTATCACATCCATTGTTGTAGATGGCGCTAATAATAAGTGGATAGGAACCGCTGATGCGGGACTTTTTCTTGTATCACCAAACGGTCAGGAAACTAGATACCACTTTACAACAAGCAATTCTCCGCTGCCCAGCAATACTATTAATGACATTGATATTAATGGGATAACTGGCGAAGTATTTATTGCTACTAGTAAAGGCATGATATCATTCAAGGGAGTTGCTACCAAGGCAAATGAAGATTTAAGTAAGGTTTATGTGTATCCTAATCCTGTTCGGCCAGATTTTCAAGGAACTGTAAAAATTGCAGGATTATTAGACAAAGCAAATGTTAAAATTACCGATGTAGGCGGAAACTTAGTATATGAAACTACCTCCGAAGGCGGAACAATAGAATGGGATACAACCGCTTTTGGGAAATATAAAGTCGCATCTGGAGTTTATATGATTTTTATTTCGGCACAAGATGGTGTTGAAACTACCATTAAGAAAGTAATGATAATTAGATAA
- the gdhA gene encoding NADP-specific glutamate dehydrogenase — MLLKINDFMAQVEAKNPNEPEFIQAVREFAETVIPFIAEQKKYDGKNLLLRITEPERSIIFRVPWVDDKGEIQVNRGFRIQMNSAIGPYKGGIRFHHTVNLSVLKFLAFEQVFKNSLTTLPMGGGKGGSDFDPQGKSDAEVMRFCQSFMTELCRHIGPQLDVPAGDIGVGAREIGYLFGQYKRIRNEFTGVLTGKGLAYGGSLIRPEATGYGVVYFAEQMLNTIGQNIKGKRVSISGFGNVAWGVALKVNDLGGKVVTISGPDGYIYDEEGISGDKIDFMLEMRARGDNRAEAYLEKYPNAEFHKGKSVWEVKVDVAIPCATQNELNEEDAKKLIANGVMCVTEAANMPCTLEAIKEFLKAKVLFAPGKAANAGGVAASGLEMTQNSIRLNWTSEEVDSRLKEIMVGIHNQCKQYGTDEEGYVNYVKGANIAGFVKVADAMLAQGVV, encoded by the coding sequence ATGTTACTAAAAATAAATGATTTTATGGCTCAAGTTGAGGCCAAGAATCCAAATGAACCTGAATTTATTCAAGCTGTTAGGGAATTTGCAGAAACTGTAATTCCATTTATTGCAGAGCAAAAAAAATACGATGGAAAAAATTTACTGCTTAGAATAACTGAGCCAGAGCGTTCTATTATTTTTAGAGTTCCTTGGGTTGATGATAAAGGAGAGATTCAAGTAAACAGAGGTTTTAGAATTCAAATGAACTCTGCCATTGGTCCATACAAAGGAGGAATTCGTTTTCACCATACTGTAAATTTATCAGTACTTAAGTTTTTAGCATTCGAACAAGTTTTTAAAAACAGTTTGACTACATTACCTATGGGTGGTGGAAAAGGAGGTTCTGACTTTGATCCACAAGGAAAATCAGATGCTGAAGTAATGCGTTTTTGCCAATCGTTTATGACAGAATTGTGCAGACACATAGGGCCGCAATTAGACGTTCCAGCTGGTGATATTGGTGTAGGTGCTAGAGAAATAGGATATTTATTTGGTCAATATAAAAGAATCAGAAATGAGTTTACTGGTGTTTTAACTGGTAAAGGATTAGCATACGGTGGATCTTTAATTAGACCAGAAGCTACTGGTTACGGTGTGGTATATTTTGCGGAGCAAATGTTAAACACTATCGGACAAAACATCAAAGGAAAAAGAGTTTCTATTTCTGGATTTGGAAATGTAGCTTGGGGTGTTGCCTTAAAAGTAAATGATCTAGGTGGAAAAGTAGTTACTATTTCTGGTCCTGATGGATATATTTATGATGAAGAAGGAATTTCAGGAGATAAAATTGACTTCATGCTTGAAATGAGAGCAAGAGGTGATAACAGAGCCGAAGCGTATTTAGAAAAATATCCAAATGCTGAATTCCACAAAGGAAAAAGCGTATGGGAAGTGAAAGTGGATGTTGCAATTCCATGTGCTACTCAAAATGAGTTGAACGAAGAAGATGCAAAAAAATTAATTGCAAACGGAGTAATGTGTGTAACAGAAGCTGCAAACATGCCATGTACACTTGAAGCTATAAAAGAATTCTTGAAAGCTAAAGTACTTTTTGCTCCTGGAAAAGCTGCAAATGCTGGAGGAGTAGCTGCTTCAGGACTTGAAATGACACAAAACTCTATCCGTTTAAACTGGACTAGTGAAGAAGTTGATTCAAGACTTAAAGAAATTATGGTTGGAATTCACAATCAGTGTAAGCAATATGGTACAGATGAGGAAGGATATGTAAACTACGTAAAAGGAGCAAACATAGCTGGATTTGTTAAAGTTGCCGATGCAATGCTGGCACAAGGCGTGGTATAA
- a CDS encoding glutamate dehydrogenase, with product MARHIIPLLALIFGFSNNSNAQFDGFSHEVGIIVGPVAFQSDYGERYDFSTNAGNTGIGIGLVHYLNFTYDKNYNYTSRTYFNQHFKLRTELSYNKTNLKHFGEYVDPSKNSLGAQQLRAMTGSTAVANVGMQLEFYPWNIRDFTAVTGGFAPFISLGGQFSAYNAKAESSLGPLGNAATTFPKYLTPSEGRPYGFSSEQGTVWSVVSSVGTRYKLTDSGDLMVDLRFQYYFSNWVDGLNPNPKIYKENKANDWLVWFNVGYIHYLD from the coding sequence ATGGCCAGACACATAATACCACTTTTAGCACTGATATTTGGATTTTCTAACAATTCAAATGCTCAATTCGACGGTTTTTCGCACGAAGTTGGGATAATTGTAGGCCCTGTTGCTTTCCAGTCTGATTATGGTGAGCGATATGATTTTTCAACAAATGCTGGTAACACCGGTATTGGTATTGGGTTAGTTCATTACCTGAACTTTACCTATGACAAGAATTATAATTATACTTCAAGAACTTATTTTAACCAGCATTTCAAGCTTAGGACTGAGTTGTCTTATAACAAAACAAATTTAAAGCATTTTGGAGAATATGTTGACCCGAGTAAAAATTCACTTGGAGCACAACAATTACGAGCCATGACTGGAAGTACTGCGGTGGCAAACGTTGGAATGCAACTTGAATTTTACCCTTGGAACATAAGAGATTTTACAGCTGTTACGGGAGGTTTTGCTCCTTTTATCAGTTTAGGTGGCCAGTTTAGTGCCTACAACGCCAAAGCTGAATCTTCACTTGGACCGCTAGGAAATGCTGCAACTACATTCCCTAAATACCTCACTCCTTCTGAAGGACGTCCTTACGGTTTTTCATCAGAACAAGGTACCGTTTGGTCTGTTGTATCAAGCGTTGGAACTCGATATAAATTAACCGATTCTGGTGATTTGATGGTTGATTTACGATTTCAATATTATTTCTCCAACTGGGTTGACGGGCTTAATCCTAACCCAAAAATTTATAAAGAAAATAAAGCTAATGATTGGCTGGTTTGGTTTAATGTAGGATACATTCATTATTTAGATTAA
- a CDS encoding cystathionine gamma-synthase: protein MKFNTKVIHGGQHHDPSTGAVMPPVYQTSTFVQTSPGQPLNPDYEYSRAANPTRSALENALASIENGTRGLAFSSGLAATDCVLRSFKAGDEIIAMDDLYGGTYRMFTRIYKDSGIKFHFVDMNDLEKFKSLINENTKMVWVETPTNPLMKLADIQEIAKITNENNILFAVDNTFATPYLQKPLDLGADIVMHSATKYLGGHSDVIAGALIVKDEALGAQLHFQQFATGATLGPMDSFLVLRGIKTLHLRVQRHCENGAKVVEFLNNHPKVKTVYYPGLPSHPYHEIAKKQMSGFGGMVSFTFVSGKKEDAIDFLEKVKVFTLAESLGGVESLANHPALMTHASIPEDKRKEIGITDDLVRLSVGIEDADDLIEDLKQALA from the coding sequence ATGAAATTCAATACAAAGGTAATCCACGGTGGGCAACACCATGATCCAAGTACAGGAGCAGTTATGCCGCCAGTATATCAAACATCAACATTTGTACAAACCAGCCCAGGGCAGCCATTAAATCCAGATTATGAATACAGTAGGGCTGCAAATCCTACCAGAAGCGCTCTTGAAAATGCTTTGGCTAGTATAGAGAACGGAACTCGTGGATTGGCTTTTTCATCAGGATTAGCGGCTACTGATTGTGTGTTGCGATCTTTCAAAGCAGGAGACGAAATCATTGCTATGGATGATTTATATGGAGGAACGTACCGAATGTTTACACGTATTTATAAAGATTCAGGAATAAAATTCCATTTTGTGGACATGAATGACTTGGAAAAATTCAAGTCGTTAATTAATGAAAACACAAAGATGGTTTGGGTAGAAACGCCTACAAACCCTTTGATGAAACTAGCCGATATTCAAGAAATTGCAAAAATCACCAACGAAAACAACATTCTTTTTGCAGTTGATAACACCTTTGCAACGCCGTATTTGCAAAAACCACTAGACCTAGGAGCTGATATTGTAATGCATTCTGCTACCAAATATTTAGGTGGACACTCTGATGTTATTGCGGGAGCTTTGATTGTAAAAGATGAAGCGCTAGGAGCACAATTGCATTTTCAACAATTTGCTACCGGAGCTACACTTGGACCCATGGATAGTTTTTTAGTACTTAGAGGAATAAAAACGTTACACTTGCGCGTACAAAGACATTGTGAAAATGGAGCTAAGGTGGTGGAGTTTTTAAACAATCATCCAAAAGTAAAAACAGTATATTATCCGGGATTACCGAGTCATCCCTATCATGAAATTGCCAAAAAACAAATGAGTGGTTTTGGCGGAATGGTATCTTTTACATTTGTATCGGGTAAAAAAGAGGATGCAATTGACTTTCTAGAAAAAGTTAAGGTATTTACTTTGGCCGAATCTCTTGGTGGCGTAGAGTCTTTAGCCAATCATCCAGCGTTGATGACACACGCATCTATCCCTGAAGATAAACGTAAGGAAATTGGAATTACGGATGATTTGGTTCGTTTAAGCGTAGGTATCGAGGATGCGGATGATTTAATCGAAGATTTGAAACAAGCATTGGCCTAA
- a CDS encoding DUF3298 and DUF4163 domain-containing protein: MKPYFVFGVLFLFLTSCTKELHFTSVSFEKKSKIACQENCPKISIKIPVAQDNSVEADSINKKVFSVLKEIVYFGEKPYAATNYKDLTTAFIDSYEKLHKDFPSETIGWEATVTGKVGYQSEGILNLEINHYTYTGGAHGYQGLRSLLFDPSTGKTITNEAIFKDKAAFMAFAEKKFRAKYKIPSTASINATGLMFEEDKFALPQNIFYTEKGLLLYYNSYEAASYADGPKELLLGYADINYFLKIK, translated from the coding sequence ATGAAACCTTATTTCGTTTTTGGAGTACTATTCCTTTTTTTAACTAGTTGTACAAAGGAACTTCACTTTACTTCTGTTTCTTTCGAAAAAAAATCGAAGATTGCATGCCAAGAAAACTGCCCTAAAATCAGTATCAAAATTCCAGTTGCACAGGACAATTCTGTGGAAGCCGATAGTATTAACAAAAAAGTGTTTTCGGTATTGAAAGAGATTGTTTACTTTGGTGAAAAGCCATATGCCGCAACAAATTATAAAGATTTAACCACTGCATTTATTGACTCCTACGAGAAATTACACAAAGATTTTCCTAGTGAAACTATTGGCTGGGAGGCTACTGTAACGGGAAAAGTAGGGTACCAATCAGAAGGGATTTTGAATCTAGAAATCAATCATTACACCTATACGGGAGGTGCTCATGGCTACCAAGGTTTGCGTTCTTTATTGTTTGATCCATCAACAGGTAAGACTATTACAAACGAAGCTATTTTTAAGGATAAAGCTGCTTTTATGGCTTTCGCCGAAAAGAAATTCAGAGCCAAATACAAAATCCCAAGTACAGCATCCATAAACGCTACAGGACTGATGTTTGAAGAGGATAAATTTGCGCTTCCTCAAAATATTTTTTACACAGAGAAAGGATTACTACTTTATTACAACTCCTACGAAGCAGCATCCTATGCCGATGGCCCAAAAGAATTATTGCTGGGGTACGCTGATATAAATTATTTTTTAAAGATTAAATAG
- a CDS encoding DinB family protein has protein sequence MKQLFDVATTSRKMISKFLDGYSLDQLNAIPQGCSNNLIWNIGHIVVSQQMLVYKLSGLPMLVSEELVEKYKKGTRPEVDVTQAEVDEIKALLFATIAQTQLDYEQKKFVTYMEYTTSTGNHVLQNAEDAMAFSNFHEGLHIGNMLIIRKFI, from the coding sequence ATGAAGCAATTATTTGATGTAGCTACCACCAGTAGAAAAATGATTTCGAAATTCTTAGACGGCTATTCGCTGGATCAATTGAATGCCATACCGCAGGGATGCAGCAATAATTTAATTTGGAACATTGGGCACATTGTTGTCTCCCAGCAAATGCTAGTGTACAAACTTTCGGGTTTACCTATGTTAGTTTCAGAGGAATTGGTGGAGAAGTATAAAAAAGGAACCCGCCCAGAAGTTGATGTTACACAAGCCGAAGTAGACGAAATTAAGGCCTTATTGTTTGCAACTATAGCGCAAACTCAACTGGATTATGAGCAGAAAAAGTTTGTTACTTACATGGAGTACACCACCTCTACAGGTAATCATGTCCTGCAAAATGCCGAAGATGCCATGGCTTTCAGTAATTTCCATGAAGGCTTACACATAGGTAATATGCTCATAATTCGAAAGTTTATTTAG
- a CDS encoding DinB family protein encodes MHQTFDIAKASRKVLSQFLENYTLEQLNKIAPGFNNNLIWNIAHIVVTQQRLVYKFSGVPMIISDELFEKYKGGTKPLQDVTQAEVEEIKLLLFETINQTEVDFNNKFFKEYQEYTTSIGLTIKNIEDALSFNNYHEALHMGIIMSIRKFV; translated from the coding sequence ATGCATCAAACATTTGATATTGCCAAAGCAAGTAGAAAAGTGTTGTCACAATTTCTGGAAAACTATACTTTGGAACAACTTAATAAAATAGCTCCGGGATTTAACAACAATTTAATTTGGAATATTGCCCATATTGTGGTTACACAACAAAGGTTAGTTTATAAATTTTCGGGAGTGCCTATGATTATTTCTGACGAATTATTTGAAAAATATAAAGGTGGAACCAAGCCACTTCAAGATGTTACACAAGCTGAGGTTGAGGAAATCAAGTTATTGCTTTTTGAAACTATTAATCAAACCGAAGTAGATTTTAATAATAAATTCTTTAAAGAATACCAGGAATATACTACTTCAATAGGTCTGACTATTAAAAACATTGAAGATGCATTATCTTTTAATAACTATCATGAGGCGCTACACATGGGCATCATTATGAGTATTAGAAAGTTTGTATAA
- a CDS encoding arsenate reductase family protein has translation MDKIYYLASCDTCRKIIKSLPKEHDFKFHDIKQDPITLEELEQMRELAGSYEVLFSKKAQLYKSMDLKNKSLTEDDYKKYILEHYTFLSRPVFIIKDKIYIGNSQQNMHQVNLALAHV, from the coding sequence ATGGACAAAATATACTATCTCGCCTCCTGCGACACGTGCAGAAAAATTATAAAATCATTACCTAAAGAACATGATTTTAAATTTCACGATATCAAACAAGACCCCATTACGCTGGAAGAATTAGAACAAATGCGAGAACTTGCAGGCAGTTACGAAGTACTTTTTAGTAAAAAAGCACAGCTTTACAAATCAATGGATTTGAAAAACAAATCCTTAACCGAAGACGATTACAAAAAATACATTCTAGAACATTATACGTTTTTGAGTCGTCCAGTATTTATTATCAAAGACAAAATCTACATTGGCAACAGCCAACAAAACATGCATCAAGTAAATCTTGCTCTTGCCCATGTCTAA
- a CDS encoding DMT family transporter: protein MSKRNLALIGATLVSIIYGVTFTIAKDVMPFYIDAYGFILLRVGGSVLLFWLIWLFMPKEKIEIGDFPRIIAAAFFGVAFNMLTFFKGLSLTSPISAAVIMVSTPMIVLTLSAIIMKERMQKRKVFGIILGLIGTAFLILYGKSIGNATNAGLGNFLVLVNAISYGFYLIVVKKLMDKYNAFTFVKWIYLFGFLMVLPFGWSQFQAVDWAIVPAAIGWKIGFVVIFSTFFTYLLNLLSMKELKPTTVAVFIYLQPLFATIFAISLGKDELSLVKIGSAVLIFIGVYLVTMKKN, encoded by the coding sequence ATGTCTAAAAGAAATCTTGCGCTCATTGGCGCTACACTGGTCTCTATTATTTACGGTGTAACCTTTACCATTGCTAAGGATGTTATGCCTTTCTATATAGATGCGTATGGGTTTATTTTGCTGCGTGTAGGTGGCTCGGTACTTTTGTTTTGGCTAATTTGGCTTTTTATGCCTAAGGAGAAAATTGAGATTGGTGATTTCCCTCGAATTATAGCGGCAGCTTTTTTTGGTGTGGCCTTTAATATGCTTACTTTTTTTAAAGGATTAAGCTTGACTTCGCCCATAAGTGCAGCGGTAATTATGGTATCAACCCCAATGATTGTATTGACACTTTCGGCCATTATCATGAAGGAACGCATGCAAAAGAGAAAAGTTTTTGGAATCATCCTAGGACTTATAGGAACTGCTTTTTTAATTTTATACGGCAAATCTATTGGTAATGCTACCAATGCTGGATTGGGGAATTTCCTCGTTTTGGTCAATGCCATTTCGTATGGGTTCTATCTTATTGTAGTCAAAAAATTGATGGATAAATACAATGCTTTTACGTTTGTAAAATGGATTTATTTGTTTGGTTTTTTAATGGTTTTGCCTTTTGGCTGGAGCCAATTTCAAGCCGTTGATTGGGCTATAGTACCCGCAGCTATTGGATGGAAAATAGGATTTGTGGTGATTTTTTCGACTTTCTTCACCTATTTATTGAATTTGCTTTCGATGAAAGAATTAAAACCAACAACCGTGGCCGTTTTTATTTATTTACAACCTTTATTTGCAACCATTTTTGCCATCAGTTTGGGTAAGGATGAGTTGAGTTTGGTAAAAATTGGTTCGGCAGTTTTGATTTTTATTGGCGTTTATTTGGTGACGATGAAAAAGAACTAG